A genomic segment from Synergistaceae bacterium encodes:
- a CDS encoding iron-containing alcohol dehydrogenase translates to MLKDMKALDDFIQAPKWWRTEIPSEIVLSKNGVGDFFGLLRERKSKPFFILDKALAKQEKFAPILEQDGKYLFLFDATASEPKTRDVDFLVKTIRDNDLDPDVIVGVGGGGTMDLAKATGICLKNPKSAAEYQGWGFDMLPGVDAWVMPTLNGTGAELTPIAVLRGPEKKLGINTLHVAPKLAVVDPQLSEGARKFNRFFTMMDCYFHHYEISRSKTSEPDAIQDAKDGLELSRSVLSQDLSQYDLDTAVRSARASILGSSSTIGGRVGASHAISYGLSNSSPTLPHSVAVTISMLGLVDLYRDSGYEETLRYLHINKIPIPKARDYGIDTLQIDKMVKTALGLSKLWLSHFGGKWEKTVTQDFLRDIYTKIIAS, encoded by the coding sequence ATGCTGAAGGACATGAAAGCGTTGGACGATTTTATCCAGGCCCCCAAGTGGTGGCGAACAGAGATTCCAAGCGAAATAGTTCTGTCAAAAAACGGAGTGGGAGATTTTTTCGGTCTGTTGCGCGAGAGAAAAAGCAAGCCCTTTTTCATTTTGGACAAGGCCCTGGCCAAGCAAGAAAAGTTTGCGCCGATACTGGAACAAGACGGAAAATATCTATTTTTATTCGACGCGACAGCCTCGGAACCAAAAACTAGAGACGTGGATTTTCTGGTGAAAACAATCCGAGATAACGATCTGGATCCCGATGTGATCGTTGGCGTGGGCGGAGGCGGCACCATGGATTTGGCCAAAGCGACCGGCATCTGCTTGAAGAACCCCAAGTCCGCCGCGGAGTATCAAGGTTGGGGTTTCGATATGTTACCGGGGGTCGACGCTTGGGTTATGCCGACTTTGAATGGAACAGGGGCGGAGCTAACGCCCATCGCCGTGCTGAGAGGGCCTGAAAAGAAGCTGGGCATCAACACGCTCCACGTCGCCCCAAAGCTCGCTGTCGTAGATCCTCAATTGTCCGAAGGAGCCAGAAAATTCAACCGATTTTTCACGATGATGGATTGCTACTTCCATCACTACGAGATCAGCCGCAGCAAGACTAGCGAACCCGACGCCATTCAAGACGCCAAGGACGGTCTGGAGCTTTCCCGGAGCGTTCTTTCCCAAGATCTGTCCCAGTACGACCTGGACACGGCCGTCCGCTCCGCGCGAGCTTCCATCCTTGGAAGCAGCAGCACCATCGGAGGCCGGGTCGGGGCCAGTCACGCCATATCTTATGGTCTGAGCAACTCCAGCCCCACATTGCCTCATAGCGTGGCGGTGACGATCTCCATGCTGGGGCTCGTCGATCTTTACAGGGACAGCGGATATGAAGAAACTCTTCGATATCTCCACATCAACAAAATCCCTATTCCCAAAGCCAGAGACTATGGCATCGACACCTTGCAAATCGACAAAATGGTCAAGACGGCCCTGGGTTTGAGTAAACTCTGGTTGAGTCATTTCGGTGGTAAATGGGAGAAAACAGTCACGCAGGATTTTCTGCGCGATATTTACACCAAAATCATCGCCAGCTAG
- a CDS encoding S-layer homology domain-containing protein encodes MGVKVVSVAKRSGVFLFCVCVVFLWATPSLAAINPFMDVPLNHWSYDAIGQLAARGVLSGYPDGTYKGRQPTTRYEMASALARALALVDLTKAEKRDIETLKRLVVEFKDELDALGVRMDQLDKRISVVEDRLGGWQITGELRLDIDSWDSDLANGTSSLSMGRLEFQRWFGEDEGLFLFARVDATDDGITYDKFYVDVPFFWDSTVTVGRFDRDFEGDYRFQTGGATDIANEAWLTDRTVDGLGFSKSFALGSVNAYVARPDDLPSWNMDESLSLWELAALAQLQFTERFGFDLGVQALFGDGSSIVRLDDNTEYAANHLWTIFGGLRFDFSPNIALRGIYYYQDKDAEQSIDGADWMDLDLDSASAWKVIVDIKQDLLQFTSLWLEYGYLDGDFFLTYNNTALTLADEGAWNTVDGGAAFMGYDTKIWRVGALQEWNEKWHTWLYVAGHTLDNVGPAAAPRDAKMTQWGLGVEYLYNENVTFALGYLNVDWNDDAETVGGYTDDHIIRFRTAVTF; translated from the coding sequence GTGGGTGTAAAAGTAGTAAGCGTTGCAAAAAGAAGCGGAGTCTTTTTATTCTGTGTGTGTGTGGTGTTTTTGTGGGCGACGCCAAGTTTGGCCGCTATAAATCCCTTTATGGACGTGCCCTTGAATCACTGGTCCTACGACGCGATTGGTCAGTTGGCGGCGCGCGGTGTTTTGTCTGGCTACCCGGATGGCACGTACAAGGGCAGGCAGCCGACAACGCGCTATGAAATGGCGTCCGCTTTGGCCCGCGCCCTTGCCCTCGTCGATCTCACGAAAGCCGAGAAGCGGGATATAGAGACGCTCAAGAGGCTGGTTGTCGAGTTCAAAGACGAGCTGGACGCGTTGGGTGTAAGAATGGACCAACTGGACAAGCGAATTTCGGTGGTGGAGGATCGTTTGGGCGGCTGGCAGATCACCGGGGAACTACGGTTGGACATCGATAGCTGGGATAGCGATCTCGCCAACGGGACGTCTTCTCTGTCGATGGGACGTCTCGAATTTCAACGGTGGTTCGGGGAAGACGAGGGCCTTTTTCTCTTCGCGCGTGTAGACGCAACCGATGATGGAATCACCTATGACAAATTTTACGTTGATGTTCCGTTTTTCTGGGACTCGACGGTGACGGTGGGACGTTTCGACCGAGATTTCGAGGGCGACTATCGTTTCCAAACCGGCGGAGCTACGGATATCGCCAACGAGGCTTGGCTTACTGATCGCACGGTGGACGGCCTCGGCTTCTCCAAATCTTTTGCCTTGGGTTCTGTCAATGCCTACGTGGCGCGCCCGGACGACTTGCCGAGCTGGAACATGGACGAGTCCCTCAGTCTGTGGGAGCTGGCGGCTCTGGCTCAGTTGCAGTTCACGGAGCGATTTGGCTTCGACTTGGGGGTTCAGGCGCTTTTCGGTGATGGTTCCTCGATTGTGCGCCTGGATGATAACACCGAATACGCGGCCAATCACCTGTGGACGATTTTCGGCGGGTTGCGTTTCGACTTCAGCCCCAACATCGCGCTCAGGGGGATTTACTACTATCAGGACAAAGATGCGGAGCAGAGCATCGACGGCGCTGATTGGATGGACCTCGATCTGGACAGCGCCAGCGCGTGGAAGGTCATCGTCGACATCAAACAGGATCTCCTCCAGTTCACGAGTCTGTGGTTGGAATACGGCTACCTGGACGGGGATTTCTTCCTGACCTATAACAACACGGCGCTAACGTTGGCGGATGAGGGCGCGTGGAATACCGTCGACGGCGGCGCGGCTTTTATGGGGTACGACACGAAAATTTGGCGAGTGGGCGCTCTACAGGAGTGGAACGAAAAGTGGCATACTTGGCTCTATGTAGCGGGTCACACGCTGGACAACGTGGGGCCTGCGGCGGCGCCCCGAGACGCCAAAATGACCCAGTGGGGGTTGGGCGTGGAGTATCTTTACAACGAAAACGTCACCTTCGCTTTAGGTTACCTCAACGTGGACTGGAACGACGACGCTGAAACAGTCGGCGGTTACACGGATGACCACATTATCCGGTTCAGGACCGCGGTGACGTTCTAG